TAGATAAGACACAACAAATCTTCAAGATCGATATCAACAGTCGTGCGGTCAAACAACTGACACATCACGGGAATAATCACGCAAGCGATTGGTTTGACCCTGCAGCGTTGCCTGTCCAACCTAACACAGCATTACTCACAACGATGTGGAGCAAATTGAAACAGGAGTAGGATACTTTTATGAAAAATATGAATTTGTTCATTTTATGTGGTTTGGTTTTGAATTTGTTATGTATAAGTGCCTGCCTCGTCTTCGCTCAGGCACCCGGAGTCTCTAAAATTGCATTCTCATCCAACCGAGATGGTAATAGGGAAATCCATCTGATGAACCCCGATGGCAGCCGACAAATCAATTTAACGCACCACCCCAGCCAGGATTATATGCCCGCCTTCTCACCCACAGGCACACAAATTCTTTTTGTCTCCAGTCGTGATGGAGAAGCCGACCTCTATCTCATGGACGCCGATGGAACAGATGTGCGACGCGTCTTTGACGAGGCGACGCATAGAAGTGCTCCCACGTGGTCGCCCGACGGAAAATGGATTGCTTATCAGAAAGGACGTTGGCACGACAATCGGGAACTCCACATTGCATCGATAGATAACCGAGTTGAACAGCGAATCACTTGGGTGGGTCACGCGGTGGCAGATCCGAGCTGGTCCCCTGATGGAACCGAGATAGCCTTTGTTGTGAACGTTCCGTTTATAGATGGGATCGGACCGCTGGTGAATACCAAAATTGTTTTTTTTAACGTACAGACGCGTGTTGAAGAGTCATTTTTGCCCGAAGAACTACCCTTAATGGAAACACCTGCGTGGTCTCCAATAGGGGACCTAATCGCCTTTTCTTGGGGAAAGTTGGGACTTGGACAAGATAGCGCGCTTTTCATTGCCGATCGTCACGGACAAAAAGTGAAGCGGATTCTGGCACCGATTGGGGACCCTGCGCTTTCGGAAGTCAATCCGGTGTGGTCTCCGGATGGCAACGAACTTATCTACGAACATATTGTTGAAAAACCGCCAAGAGAGGGCAGAAATGTTTCGGACACACAACTTTACAAAACCGATTTAAACGGTGGTGATCTAAAACAACTGACACGGCATGGGACAAATAAAGAGGCAGATTGGTTTGATCCAGCGTTTGCCTTGTCTGTCCGGCCGCAACCGCAACTGCTCACAACGATCTGGGCTAAATTGAAACAGAAATAGTCCGCTTTTAGAGACAAATATGACCCTGAACTAATTTCTGTTTCTTCTTGACAACCAATCACCTGTGACTTCTTCAAACGGCGCAACAGGTTCAAACGCCTCACCATAATCACCACCCTTATGACTCACCTCACATGACTGGAGCCATTGACGCAGGGACTCGCGGGTTTGCCCTAACCGCTCGCGTTGTCCGTCTGCCAAGTTGATGGTTTCCGCGCGGTCTTCAATCATATCAAAACACAAATCTTCGCTGCCATCACTTGATAGATTGGTCAAGCATTTATATCGGTTATCCATCATAGCGAGGGTCGGTGCGTGAAACATCGACTCTTTTCCACTATTGAACCGATACGGAATCGGGGTCGGACGTTCTGTCATGTCTCCTTCAATGGTCGGTAGCAGACTGATACCGTCAATAGGACGATGATCGGGCATTTCAAATTGCATAGTTTCGGCGATTGTTGGGAAATAATCCAAGGTGCTGCACGGCATTTCGACCACACGTCCGGGGTCTGCATGACCCGGCCAGTGCAAGAGGGCAGGCACGCCGACACCACCGTCAAACAAAGAACGTTTGCGTCCGCGCAAGCCGCCTGTTGAGCCACGGTTACGACCCTCTTGACCTGTGCGCCCTTCGGGTCCGTTGTCCGAACAGAACCAGATCATCGTGTTTTGGGATGCGCCCCATGCTGCCAAAGTGTGATACAACCGTCCCACCTGATCGTCTATTGCAGTAATACAGCCGTAATAGTGTTGCTCATTTTCGCTGTATTCGGCGTACATTTTGCGGTATTCCGGTCCGGCAAAGACCGGGGTATGCGGCGCGTGAAACCAGATTGTCGTAAAGAACGGTTCACCCTTTTCAAGCGTTTGTTCAATAAATGCGATTGCGCGATCCATCAACACTCGTGAATCGCATCCTTTTAGATTCTCCGTAGCCAGTTCTCCATTCTCGTAGTAAGGCGACGCCCACGGACGGTCCGAACGCCTACCGCCACCCTGGACACCTACTGCGGGGTCCCAAGTTGGCACTGCATACTCCGTGGCAAAAGATGCATCGTAATCCCGCTCCCACGGCGGCGCGTAATTACGTGCCGGATTACGATTAGGCTTCCCCGAATAATTCGGGTCCAGCGTTCCAAGATGCCATTTTCCAAAATGTCCGGTTGCATAGCCAAACGATTTTAGCATGCGCGCGAGTGTCATTTCCTGTGCGGGTAAGTGCCCACGATTGGCATGTGTTATGCCGTACCGAAAATAATGTCGCCCGGTCAAACACGTCCCGCGCGTCGGGGAACAGACCGGTCCGCCCGCATAAAACCGCGTAAATCGGATCCCATCACTCGCTAGTCTGTCCAAATTCGGAGTTTTGATAATTTCATTTCCGTTAAATCCGACATCGCCATATCCAAGGTCGTCGCACATCATTAAAATTATATTCGGTGAACGCATTTTTGCCTCCATTTCGTTCGACTGTTCTATTTCCTAAAATTATCAAATCTGCTATTTTATTTCAACATATACTTTAAGCGACTTTTTGAAAACAAAACGCATTTTCATAACACGACACGCTCTTAGGCAACGCCTTTAGTCGTGTGAACATAACTTCGATAAATGTCAGAATTTTTAGTTTTCTATAAATTTCTTTCGCTTTTTTCGGAATTATGCATCTATTTTAGCGGTAAGTCGCGTCACTATATGTCTGATTGCGAAATTATGAAATTATCCCTTTCTGGAGATGACCGATGAAAAACGACGATGTCGAACTGATCCAACGCGTCCTTGCAGGCGATGAGAACGCGTTCTCTGTGATTGTGAGAAAAT
This genomic window from Candidatus Poribacteria bacterium contains:
- a CDS encoding sulfatase-like hydrolase/transferase yields the protein MRSPNIILMMCDDLGYGDVGFNGNEIIKTPNLDRLASDGIRFTRFYAGGPVCSPTRGTCLTGRHYFRYGITHANRGHLPAQEMTLARMLKSFGYATGHFGKWHLGTLDPNYSGKPNRNPARNYAPPWERDYDASFATEYAVPTWDPAVGVQGGGRRSDRPWASPYYENGELATENLKGCDSRVLMDRAIAFIEQTLEKGEPFFTTIWFHAPHTPVFAGPEYRKMYAEYSENEQHYYGCITAIDDQVGRLYHTLAAWGASQNTMIWFCSDNGPEGRTGQEGRNRGSTGGLRGRKRSLFDGGVGVPALLHWPGHADPGRVVEMPCSTLDYFPTIAETMQFEMPDHRPIDGISLLPTIEGDMTERPTPIPYRFNSGKESMFHAPTLAMMDNRYKCLTNLSSDGSEDLCFDMIEDRAETINLADGQRERLGQTRESLRQWLQSCEVSHKGGDYGEAFEPVAPFEEVTGDWLSRRNRN